Below is a window of Clostridium sp. JN-1 DNA.
GCATAAATCATCTTCGCATTGGCGGACTTCATCAATTTGGAATTGAATACGTTGAAGGTAAATATCTTGATGAGTATTATCATTCTTCAATGGATATAAATAAATATGTATCAAATCTTTATATATTCAAAGCAGAAATTATTGAGCTTAATACAAAACCTACTGTCCCTGTTGGAGAATTAGGGGTTGATGCCTTCCTTCAAACGAAAACCTTTGTGGATCGTGGAAATAGGAAAAGAGCACTATTAGCATTTGGACGTCAGGATATTCCATATGAAAATATACATCCAATTGATAGTAAAATAGAAATACTGGGACAGACAAGTGATCATACTATAATTGATATAGAGGACAGTGACAATTATAGTCTGGGAGATATTATACCATTTGAAATAGACTATACCGCACTTTTGGCTGCATGTAACTCTCCTGGTATTGAAAAAGCTTTTATAAATGATTAAAAAATGAGTAATCTTCATATTAAGGTCATTTCTATAGATGCTTAAATATCATTTTTAGGTGAGAGCCTTACAATGATTAACTCTCGACTAATGTCTGTAAGCGTCAAATAGTCCACATCTGAATAATAGGTGTGGATTTTTACGCTTACTTTTCAATCAACCGCATTATAAGGTGTGTTCATCAATATTTTCACCCCTGTAGTTTTGCGAGACGGAGACGAACTCGTTAATGTTTATTGCAACTATTGAAAATGTAATTTTTAAAAATTACATTTTTAATAGTTGCAATAAAATTTCTTTTGAGCTATGATTACATCATAGCAAATAAAGTTAGTTTTAGAAAGGCACAATATTTTATGAAAAGGTTGAGTGAATTGGTTGGATTAGTAAGTGGATCGCCTCAGTTTAGAATTACTGAAGTGTTTGATGAGAAAACACCGCTTTTTACTTATTATAGTCAAACGGATTTAACAGATGATTTGGTAGGTATTATTTCAAACAATGTGGACAATAAACAAGTCAGAACAAATGATAAAGTAAATATCTTATGCTATGGTGATGTGGTGTTTAGTTTAATCACAGGAATTGCAGCGATGGTAAGAAAAGAGCACGAGGGATATCTTTATACGCAAAACTACGTTAAGTTATTACCTAGCCATAACATTGATTCAAAGTTTTTGGTTTATCTCATTAATGAAAACAAAACAATTAAGAAGCAGTTTGCTTTGGGACTGCAGGGTTCGCAAGTTTTAAAATATACTCTCAGGCAGCTTAAAGAGCTCGAAATACCGAAAATACCTTCCATAGATAAGCAAAAAATTATAGGACAAGTATATTTTAATCAGTTAAGGCTGCAAGCCCTTAAAAATAAGGCAGCAGAACTTGAAACAAAAATCAGGTTATCCAAGTTAGAGGAGGCAAGTCAGAAATGAATGAAGAGCAATTTGAAACTGAACTAATACAATACATTACCAGTGGAACCATAACCAAACCTGAACACCTAGAAGGAATCACCGGCTTTATGGTTAGTGAAAAACCTGCTGATTACTGTGTAAAAACAAAGCTGTGGAAGTATGAACCAAAAATTAAAACTACAGAAGAGCTTTGGAATAACTTCAAAGAGATTCTTGAGAGGCACAATCAAAATACACTTGATCATCCACTAAGTACTATTGAATTTAATCAAGTTAAAAAGATTATATCTGATATTCAAACACCATATGAAGCTGGACAATTTTTA
It encodes the following:
- a CDS encoding restriction endonuclease subunit S gives rise to the protein MKRLSELVGLVSGSPQFRITEVFDEKTPLFTYYSQTDLTDDLVGIISNNVDNKQVRTNDKVNILCYGDVVFSLITGIAAMVRKEHEGYLYTQNYVKLLPSHNIDSKFLVYLINENKTIKKQFALGLQGSQVLKYTLRQLKELEIPKIPSIDKQKIIGQVYFNQLRLQALKNKAAELETKIRLSKLEEASQK